The DNA region CCAATTTTAGAGGTATAAGGTATTACTGTGTTTTTGCCTGATTCCTTTGCCATATAAAGCGCCTTGTCAGCATTTTCGAGGAGTTCTGAATGGAAGCCTTCTATTGATGGGATCAGGCATGCGACACCAAAACAGGCGGTTACATGATCTGCAACTTTTGAGTTTTGATGAGGTATTTTGGCCGAGTCCAGACTATGTCTCATCTTTTCTGCAATAACCATTGCGCTGTCAAGACATGTGTCAGATAGAAGAATAACGAATTCTTCCCCTCCATACCTTGCACAGAGGTCATGGGGCCTGTGGACATTAGTTTTTATGAGTCTCGCGACCTTTTTGAGACACTCATCACCTGCCTGATGCCCATAGAAATCATTAAATGCTTTGAACTCATCTATGTCCATGAATATCAGTGATATAGGCGCCTGATACCTGAGCGCAACCCGCCATTCCTTGTCAAAGGCAGAATCAAAGAGCCTTCGGTTTGCAATTCCTGTCAGCTCATCTATGGTCGATATTCTTTCAAGTTCATCTCTGGAAATCGATAGTCTCAGATTGGTTATCTCTTTTATCTTGCTTCTTAGGTAATTGTATCTCTCATCAAGCTCCATTTGGTAATTCGCTACTTGGCTAATTGCTGTGGCTGTGAAGCAGACAATAATGCTGTTCATTATGTTGGCAGGCTCGAAATTATGTATCCTGTTTACGATTACAATATAAAGTATGAAGGTCGTCCAAGAGATAATAAAGGCATGCCAGAATCTGAGCCTTACGACGATGTTGCCGAACATAACCGATAGAATTATCCCTGTATGATAGTATGATGCGTTATGATGATCACTAAGGTCGTAGATGATTATGATACTGACAGTCGTTATCATGACCAGGAGGTCTACAATATACTCAAGCTTGCTGTTCAACCAGTTTTTTTTTATTGCCATCAGCAAAAGAAGCATTGATGGAGTGATAATGCAAATTCTTATTGTCCAGGCTAATTTCCAGATATCCGGGACCATCTGGATGTCTGTAAGAAGAAAAAGATTATAAAGAAAAACCGCAATTAGCCCTGTTACAAGAAAGCTTCTTTTTCTTGATTCCTGGGTATCGCAAAGAAATTGCTTTTCAATATTATCCGGGAAAAAAAGCATTGGAAAACCATTGCTCAGGCACACTTCAAATTCTTTTTCAATCCCGGAAAAGTCTTTATGTAAAGGTTGGTTTTGTATACGCGAGGGCATCTGCGCTCCTGGATTTTGCTGCCGGCTGTGTGTCAATCTGTGAAAATACACAGATATTTATATAGTATAATAAATTAATTTCCCAGTGTCTTTTGGGATGAATTTGAAAAGTGTTTTGACGGGAAAAATGGAAACGGTTTAACCAAAAAAAAAATTGGAGATTGGGGACTTTTATGCAAAGTCCCCTTTAATTATTTAACCGGCTATTATTTCAGCAGCCTTTTTAAGTGCATCTGCTATCATTTCTGGTTTTGAGCCTCCGGCCTGGGCCATGTCCGGCCTTCCGCCTCCGCCTCCGCCTACAACAGGAGCTATCTGTTTAACTATGTCGCCAGCCTTGAATTTAGCAGTAAGATTCTTTGTAACCATAGCTATCAGCATGACCTTCCCGTCAGATTCTGATGCAAGAACTATTACTCCAGAGCCAAGCTTGTCTTTGTATTTGTCAGCAAGATCTCTCATTGAAGCCTGGTCTTCCACATCAACCCTGCGGATTACGGTTTTTATTCCTGCAATTACTTTTATGTCATCTTCGATGCTGTCAAGGGACGCAGCCGCTATTTTGGATTTTAGCAGCTGAAGCTCTTTTTCTGTGGCTTTTTGATCTGCCAGGGTTTTTTCAATTCTGGAAATAAGGTTGTCCGGAGAATCCCTGAAAATAGATGCTGCTTCAAACAGTTTTCTATTTGTCTCCTGAACTGCCTTGAGTGCTCCTGAAGAAGTTACGGCCTCAATTCTTCTGATTCCGGCTGCGACGCTGGTCTCAGTAAGAATTTTGAAAAAACCAATGTTTCCGGTTCTTGAGGTATGGGTTCCTCCACAGAATTCCTTGCTGAAATCGCTCATGGATACAACCCTGACCCTGTCTCCGTATTTTTCTTCGAAAAGTGCTGTTGCCCCGGATTTGAAAGCAGCTTCAGCGTCCATTTCCTCGATTTCCACAGGAGTATTATCGCAGATTCTTTCATTCACAAATTTTTCAATGGCTTCGATGGTATCTCTGTCAACCTGGGCAAAATGCGTGAAGTCGAATCTGAGTCTTTCAGATGAAACAAGGGAGCCAGCCTGTTTAACATGGTCACCAACCAGATGGTGCAGAGCCGAGTGAAGAATATGTGTGGCTGTATGGTTAAGTGCTGTTAGTCTTCTTTTTTCTTGATCAACCATAAGCGATACTTCTATGCCGCTTGTGGCAGTTCCAGTTTTTACTTCACCCTTATGAATTACGAATCCTGTCGGGTCCTTGATTGTGTCAGTAATCTGAATCTCAAGACCGCCTTCACCCTTTATAGTTCCACAGTCACCAGCCTGTCCGCCAGATTCAGCATAAAAAGGAGTTTTGTCAGTAACGATTTCAATTTTAGTGCCGGCAGAAGCAGATTCAACCGCTTCTCCGTTTACCGCAAGAACAAGAATTTTGCCATTATCTTCAATTTTGGAATAACCAGTAAACTCAGTTGTAACCCCTGATGCTCCAAGCTCTCTGAATGCAGCTCCTGTTCCGGCAAAATGTACTTTTGATCTGGATTGTTCCTTTTGCTTGTGCATTGCTGAATTGAAACCATCCATGTCAAGGTCCAGTCCTGAATCCTTGACAACGTCCCTGACAATATCGACCGGGAATCCGTATGTATCATATAGTTTGAACATCACTTGGCCAGGAACTTCTGTCTGTCCTTTTTCTTTCATCTCTGAAAGTGTTTCGTTTAAAAGTCCGAGGCCTTTGTCCAGGGTTTCTGAAAAGCGCATTTCTTCGTTCTGGATTACATTTGTTATAAATGCGTCCGCAGCTTTAAGCTCGGGATAGGTTCCTTCCATTATGTCGAAAACGACTCTTGCAGTTTCATGGAGAAAAGGTTTTACAAGGCCGAGGTTTCTTCCGTATCTTATGGCTCTTCTCATTATGCGCCTTAATACGTAACCTCTGCCTTCGTTGGATGGTAGAATCCCGTCTCCAATGAGAAATGCCGCCGCCCTGCTGTGATCTGCGATAACCTTCATAGCCACATCAGTATTGAAAGAGGCTCCTATGGATTTTCCTGAAAGGTCAGCGACCCTATGCATTATCGGAGTGAATAGGTCCGTATCATAATTTGTTGCAACATCCTGGAGAACAGATGAAAGACGTTCAAGCCCCATGCCTGTGTCTATACTTGGCTTTGGCAGCCTTGTCATTGTACCGTTTTCGTCCCTGTAGAACTGCATGAAAACGAGATTCCATATTTCAAGGAATCTGTCGCAATCACAGTCAACTCCGCAATCAGGATTATCGCAGCTGTATTTGTCTCCGCGGTCAATGTGAATTTCTGAACACGGGCCGCATGGTCCTGTATCTCCCATTGCCCAGAAATTGTCTTTTTCACCGAGTCTGACGATTCGGTTGTCCGGAATGCCAATTTTGTTTCTCCAGATGTCATAGGCTTCATCGTCATCAAGGAATATGGAAACCCATAGCTTGTCTGTCGGAAGTTTATAGCCGTTTGTGAGAAGATCCCAGCCAAGTTCTATGGCTTTTTCCTTAAAATAGTCTCCAAAAGAGAAGTTGCCGAGCATCTCGAAGAAGGTATGGTGTCTTGCAGTATAACCCACATTTTCAAGGTCATTGTGCTTTCCGCCTGCTCGCACGCATTTCTGGGAAGTTACGGCAGTGGTGTATTTTCTTTTGTCTTCGCCCATGAAAAGACGTTTGAACTGAACCATGCCCGCGTTTGTGAAAAGCAGGGTAGGGTCGTCGGACGGAACCAGTGAAGAACTTCTGACGTGCTGATGGGCATTTTTTGCAAAATAATCTATAAAAAGCTGGCGGGTATCATTACCTGTCATTGCCATTTGGTTTCTCCGTAAGACTATGTAATATTTTTAATTCAGGATTTTAAAAACAAACCCGGATCATTATTTTCTGATCCGGGTTTTTATAAAAAAAATTGAACAAAAACAAATAGAAATGTTCTTATATCGAATTTATTTGCTATCCTCATCTTTTGGCACTTCAGTTATAGCCTGTTTATCTCCAAATCCAAGCGCTTCTTTTACTTTTGCTTCAATTCTTGAATAAGTATCAGGATTGTCCAAAAGAAATTTCTTGGCGTTTTCTCTTCCCTGGCCAATTCGTTCACTCTGATATGAGTACCATGCGCCGCTTTTTTCGACTACGTTCAGCGTGACTCCAAGATCAAGGAGATCCCCAGTTTTTGAAATACCCTCACCGTACATCATGTCAAATTCGACTTCTTTGAATGGCGGGGCGAGCTTGTTTTTTACAATCTTGACCTTGGTTCTGTTGCCCATGATATCCTGGGCATCTTTTATAGGCGTGCTTTTTCTTACGTCAAGGCGGACAGATGCATAAAACTTCAATGCATTGCCACCTGTTGTTGTTTCAGGGTTCCCGAACATGACGCCGATTTTCATTCTTATCTGGTTTATGAAGATTACGGAAGTCATTGTCTTGCTTATGGTTGCCGTAAGCTTTCTTAGTGCCTGGCTCATGAGTCTTGCCTGAAGACCCATATGGGAATCGCCCATTTCACCTTCAATTTCAGCTTTTGGGACAAGAGCTGCTACTGAGTCTATTACAAGAATATCAACAGCTCCGCTTCTAACCAGCATATCCGCAATTTCTAAGGCCTGCTCACCGTGGTCAGGCTGAGACACAAGAAGTTCTTCGCAATTTACGCCAAGTTTTTTGGCGTATGAAATGTCGAGGGCGTGTTCAGCGTCGATGAATGCGGCTATCCCACCCATTTTCTGGGCTTCAGCCACTGTATGAAGAGCTATGGTTGTTTTTCCTGACGCTTCAGGGCCATAGATTTCAGTTATTCTGCCACGCGGTATTCCGCCAATTCCAAGTGCAACATCGAGGGATATTGATCCTGTAGGGATAACAGGAATCTGCTGGATTGCGTTACTTCCAAGAACCATGATGCTTCCCTTGCCGAACTGGCGCTCAATCTGACTCATGGCTGATTGAAGGGCTTTTTCTTTTTCAGTAGTCATAAAATATGGCTCTCCTGTATTTATAAGAAATTTAATGATTTTTTGTATTTAGCTTCAATGTTTTCAATGCTGTATATTTAGCACCGTCCCGTGTAAGAGTACTCTGAAAAAGACTTACTGATTCCGCAATAAAAGGGAAGGGCGTATTACTCCCAATTTCTTCAATTACACCTGCCAGTTTCGATGGATTTATTCTGGTTTTAATCCTGGCTATTGTAATATGAGGTTTAGATGACTTTGTCTCACGTTTGATATCAAGCTTTTCGAAAAGGTTTCTGTCAATAATTCTGGATAGCTTCATGACAAGTTCTGTTTCGCCTGTAAGCCCAGCCCAGATTACTGACGGATTTATCATGCCAGGAAAGGCTCCTGCGTTTGAAATACTAAGTTTAAATGGCTCGAAATCATTTACAGAGTATTCAAGTATTTCTTTTATGCACGGAAGATTCTTTGAATCAGTTTCACCAATGAATTTAAGTGTCAGATGAATATTTTTTGTTGAAACCCATCTTGCTGGGATATTCGCTTTTTTCATCATCTTCTGGATATCCATGACTTTTTCCACAGCTGTATCTGGGATATCGAGAGCTATGAAAAGTCTTGGTTTATCAGTCATGATTAATTTATCCTTGAGTCAAATAATTCCGTTGATCAGCAAAACATTAAGCATGATTGAAGCATATATCCCAGCTCCAATGTCGTCTGCAACAATGCCCGCACCGCCTTTGAATATTGTCTCAAGATTTTTAATAGGCCACGGTTTTAAGATATCAAAGAATCTGAAAAGAACGAAACCAGCCATAATATTTGTAAAACCAGGAGCAACGCCAGAAAGAGTCACTACCATGCCTGCAATCTCGTCCAGAACTATGCAGCCGGGATCTTTTTCACCGAGAATTTTTTCGGCTTGATCGCATATCCAGATAGAAAAAAGAATCAGAGCAGCAACTGATAATGTGTTCATCCATGCAGGCATGAGCATGAATATCAAGCATATGGGGATTGCAGCAATAGATCCTGCTGTCCCTGGCATGACTGGTGAATAACCAGAATAGCAGCCGGTTGCCGCAAAAAGAATATGTCTGCTGTCGTTTAGTGTCAGTTTCATATAAGCTGAAAGTTTTTGAGTTATTGTCCCTGAAGAAGGTACTCAGCTTTGATGTCAGGATCAAAAAAATGGATTTTTGCAATTTTTGCAGATGATTCCAATATTTTTTTTATGAAAGTAAGTTCATCTTCAGGTGGATAAACTGGCGTAACCGGTCCTTTTATCCCAGCCATTTCTCCTGCCCATGCGACTGCATCGTCAAAATTGCCGAGCTTATCAACGAGTTTAAGCTCCACCGCTTCCTGACCAGTATATATTCTTCCGTCTGCAAGCTTTTTAACATATTCTTCTTCGAGATTTCTTCCCTTTGCAACATCAGAGACGAACTGGTGGTGTATTTTTGACACAAAATCCTGGAGAAACTGCTTTTCTACATCCGTCATGTCTCTTGCAGGTGATCCAACATCTTTCATATCACCACTTTTTACAACAACAGGAATGAGACCTATCTTGTCCATGATTTTTTTGAAATTGGTAAAGCCCATTATTACGCCGATGCTGCCTGTTATGGTTCCATTATTGGCCATTATTCCGTCTGTTATGCAGGCTGCGTAATATCCACCTGATGCTGCAACTGATCCCATTGAGGCGATTATTTTTTTTGTCTTTTTTGCTTTTTCTATTTCCCTGTAAATTTCCTGGGACGGGCCAACCGCACCTCCAGGTGAATCAATTCTGACCACGATAGCCTTAATTTCAGGGTCTTCGCTGAATTTTTTTATGTCTTCATTGATTTTTTTTGCATCATAAATTGGCCCGACAACCTCAACTATTCCTATGCCTGGCTTGGTGTCCATAATGCTTTTTGAGCTTTGCCCAAAATTTGAAACAAGGGCTGCAATGACAATTACAACGCCCCAGATTGCAGAAAAAATAAGAATAAAATAAAGAAAAGGGTGTCTGCGGGAGAACATGGTCGGTCACTTTATTTTTGGGTTAAAAAACATGCCGATAAATATATTAGGGAGCAGGGGATAAATATCCCGCCGCTCCCTATGAATACTTCAGTCTGTAAGTAGGCTTTGATTATTCCTTAAAAGGAATTATTTCTGACCTTCTTTTGCCTTGTGAGCTTCGCTGAAAGCTTCTCCAAAAGCTGAAGTCGATTCTTTTGCACCTGCGTTGTAATCAGCAAGCGCATCCGGATCTTCTTCCTGCTCAAGGCGTTTTATTGAAAGGCCGATTCTTCTTTCATCACTGTTGATATTCATAACCTTTGCAGTGATGGAATCGCCAGCCTTGTATTTTTCTTCGGGATTCTTGATCTTTTCACGGCTGATTTCAGATACGTGAACAAGACCTTCGATACCTTCTTCGATTTCTACAAACACACCGAAGTCAGTCACGTTTGTAACAGTACCGGTTACTTCAGTACCTGGCTTGTATCTTTCCGCAACGCTCTTCCAAGGATCAAGGGTAAGCTGTTTAACACCAAGTGAGAAACGTTCGCTGCCTTTGTCTATGTCAAGAACGATTGCCTGAACAGTATCGCCCTTCTTGTATACTTCCGAAGGATGTTTGATACGCTTTGTCCAGGATATGTCTGAAATATGAACAAGACCGTCAATATCATCATCTATGCCGATGAACAGACCGAAATCTGTGATGTTCTTGATCTTGCCTTCAATGATTGTACCGATTGGGTATTTTTCACTGATAACATCCCAAGGATTAGGCATTGCCTGTTTCATGCCGAGGGATATACGGCGGTTTTCTGGCTTGATGTCGAGAACGATTGCTTCAACCTGTTCTCCTACAGAAACGATCTTGGACGGATGACGAACCTTACGTGTCCATGACATTTCTGAAACATGGATAAGGCCTTCAACGCCTTCTTCAAGTTCAACAAATGCGCCGTAATCTGTGAGGCTGACAACTTTACCATTAACCTTTTTGCCGATGGAGTATTTTTCGCTGGCAATTGACCACGGATCCGGAGCAAGCTGCTTCATGCCAAGGGATACGCGCTCCTTCTCAAGATCGTAGGAGAGTATCTTGACATTGATTGTGTCGCCAACAGAGAACATTTCTGATGGATGCTTGACTCTGCCCCATGAAATATCTGTGATGTGGAGAAGACCGTCAACTCCGCCAAGGTCAACGAATACGCCGTATTCGGTGATGTTCTTGACGATACCCTGCATTACGCGGCCTTCTTCGATTGACTTGAGGGTCTCGCTGCGTGCATTTTCACGAGCCTGCTCGAGGATAACGCGTCTGGAAAGAACGATGTTGCTGCGTTTTCTGTTGTATTTGAGAACCTTGAAAGTGAAGGATTTGCCAACAAGTTCGTCAAGGTTTCTTATTGGACGAAGGTCAGCCTGTGAACCAGGAAGGAACGCAGCTACTCCTATATCAACAGAGAACCCGCCTTTTACGCGGCTTGTAATGATACCTTCGACAATACCGTCTTCATCGTAAATCTTTTTGATTTCTTCCCAAACTTTGATCTTGGCGGCTTTTTCTTTGGAGAGGATTACTCTTTCCTCTTCCTCGTCCCAAACTTCGATCATGACTTCAACTTCGTCACCGATCTGAACGTTGGTCTTGCCGGTCTCATCATAGAATTCATGGATGGCAATCTGACCTTCGGACTTGTATCCGACATCGACGAGAACATAGTCCCTGTCAACGGCAATAACCCTGCCTATAACAACTTCGCCCTCGCCAAGGCGGCTGAAGCTTTCTTCATACATGCGCATGAAGTCTTCCATGGTTTGGTCTTCGTTTTCATCCATAAATTCGTTGTTCATTACGTCATCTCTTTTGTTCATTGAAAGTTAGTTTCCCCCTAATCAGAATTTTATGCCGATTTTGTTCAAAAATCTGCATAAGTCCGGACTCTATATCAGCATGCGGTGAAAAAAACAATGTAAAAACATTTTATGAGGCCGGGCAAGGGGCTTTGTACCTGCAACGGTTTGGAATGCCAGAGACAAAACTATTTTATGAGCTGGTTCATCTCAAAGATCGGAAGGCAAATGGCAACCACAATGAACCCTACGACAATCCCCATGGCAAGGATCATGATAGGTTCCATGAGTGATGTGATTGTTGCGACCGTTGATTCCACCTCATTCTCGAAAATATCGGCGGCCCTTTCAAGCATTGATTCAAGATTTCCGCTCTGCTCTCCTACTGTTATCATTTGTATTGCTATGTGGGGAAGGATGGCCGAGTCTGCAAGCGATTCACCAAGGCTTTTGCCCTGTTCAACAGCTTTTGAAGCCTTTTGTACCGCCTCTGTAAAAAGCACATTATTGACAACGGTTTCAACAATTTCAAGAGATGTGAGTATGGGAACTCCATTTGCTAATAGCGAACCAAGTGTTCTTGCAAATCTGGCGGCTCCTATCTTCTGGATAAGAGTGCCTATGAGCGGTATTTTCAGCATCAAGCCGTCAATTTTTTTTCTTCCTCCGGGTTTTTCCCTTATTCTGTATAAAACAGTCGGGGTTAAGGCAATTATGCCTATCAACAGCCACCAGAAAGATCTGAAGAAATTGCTGACTGTTATAAGAAGTCTTGTGGGCCAAGGAAGCGCTTGATTCATGTCAGTAAATATGGATGTGATATTTGGAACTATATATGTCATGAGCAGGAATAGAATCAACGTGCCAATGATGCACATGAGAACAGGATATGCCATGGCTGTCTTAAGTTTCGTTGCCAGCATGTGTCTGCTTTCAATTATACTGGCAAGTCGGTCAAGAACCAGATCCAGGGTACCTGAACTTTCACCGGCCTTTACCATATTTATATACACAGGATTAAAAATGTCCGAATGTTCTTCAAGTGATCCTGCAAAGCTCTGGCCTTCTTCAATGGCTTCCTTTATCTGGGAGATTTTTTTTTGAAAAAAAGGATTGCTCAGTTGAGCTATCAGGGCGCCGATTGCCGAAACAAGAGGGAACCCTGACGCAATGAGGGATGCAAGCTGTCTTGTAAAAATGGCAAGTTCGGATGTCTTCACGCTTTTTGAAAAAAAAGAAACCTGCTTTATTCGTTCAATGGTTTTTTTCTTTTCTGATTCGGCTTCTATTACAGATACAGGATAAAGCCCAGTGCTTTTAAGTCTTGATTTTGCAGCCGAGAGGCTTTCGGCATTTATGATCCCTTTTGTTGTCTTGCCTTTTCCGGTCAGGGCGTTGTATTCATATACAGGCATGGTAATTGTAATCCGGTTTATAGTATCTTTATATGCTTTGGTTTTAATAAACTTTTGAAGATATATTTCAAAAGTTTTGAATTATGACAAGGCTGCAAAAAAAGCGAGGCCGTAATAGTCGGCCTTTTTTTTGTTATTCCGGCATATTTTTATTTTTCAGATATATCTGGATTTCGGCTCCTGGTTTTCACCGGGGCAGGCCCCGCAGGAATGACGGGGATCGGGCATTTTTTGCGAGCACATCAAACTTAGATCGTGGGTAAGACTTTATTATCCAATATTTCTAAGTTTATTCTTAACAGAAACGCCTACCTTCAGGCGAATAAACGCATTACTACAGGTTTATAATTCCATGTCAACAGCTTGCATGGATATTGTCTTTTTTGTCAGGCATTGATAAGGAGGAAAAATGGTGGAAGACAGCAAGGTTTTTTTTCAGGGGCAGTTTATTATTGCCATGCCAGGGCTGGTGGATGAAAATTTTTCCAATTCTGTTGTATGTATAAGTGAGCATAAAAATGAAGGTGCTCTGGGGTTCATAATAAATAAACCGCATCCTTATATCGTTTGCAGGGATGTCTTTGATGAACTCGGAATAGAATGCACAGAAAAATCAGGAGGGGTCCCAGTTTATATTGGCGGTCCTGTTCAGCCTGACAGGGTTTTTATCCTTCATGCCGGCCCATTTGCATGGGAGGGCTGTTTCAGATTTCCTCCCGGTCTTGCCGTAAGTAACACCACTGATATTATAAAAGCTATTGCAGAGGGTGAAGGCCCTGAAAAATATATGTTTTTTCTCGGCTGTGCCGGGTGGGCGGAAAACCAGCTTGAACAGGAAATAATTCATAATTTCTGGCTGACAACACCTGTTGATCAGGAAATTCTTTTCGAATTTGCACCCGAGCACAGATGGAGAGAGGTCATCGAGAGAATGGGTATAAATCCGGCTCTGCTGAGTTCGGATTCAGGGACTGCCTGAATCATTTAGAATCTCTAATGATTCATTTATGCTTGTCCGTTGTTTGATGATTCCATGACTTCTTCTGATTTTTCCTTTGGCCTCTGCCTGATTTTCTTTTTTTTCAGGCATGTTCTGTCTTTTCTGGAAAAGGCACAGATCTGGGGATTATAGTATTCTTTGCAATTTTGCGGATTAGTTATTGGGCACTCGGAATGTTTTGTAGGCATTTTTTTTAGTTTCAAGAAAGTTCGGACGCTGATTGCTTTAATAAGCTTAAAA from Desulforegula conservatrix Mb1Pa includes:
- the sppA gene encoding signal peptide peptidase SppA, producing the protein MFSRRHPFLYFILIFSAIWGVVIVIAALVSNFGQSSKSIMDTKPGIGIVEVVGPIYDAKKINEDIKKFSEDPEIKAIVVRIDSPGGAVGPSQEIYREIEKAKKTKKIIASMGSVAASGGYYAACITDGIMANNGTITGSIGVIMGFTNFKKIMDKIGLIPVVVKSGDMKDVGSPARDMTDVEKQFLQDFVSKIHHQFVSDVAKGRNLEEEYVKKLADGRIYTGQEAVELKLVDKLGNFDDAVAWAGEMAGIKGPVTPVYPPEDELTFIKKILESSAKIAKIHFFDPDIKAEYLLQGQ
- the gspF gene encoding type II secretion system inner membrane protein GspF, which codes for MPVYEYNALTGKGKTTKGIINAESLSAAKSRLKSTGLYPVSVIEAESEKKKTIERIKQVSFFSKSVKTSELAIFTRQLASLIASGFPLVSAIGALIAQLSNPFFQKKISQIKEAIEEGQSFAGSLEEHSDIFNPVYINMVKAGESSGTLDLVLDRLASIIESRHMLATKLKTAMAYPVLMCIIGTLILFLLMTYIVPNITSIFTDMNQALPWPTRLLITVSNFFRSFWWLLIGIIALTPTVLYRIREKPGGRKKIDGLMLKIPLIGTLIQKIGAARFARTLGSLLANGVPILTSLEIVETVVNNVLFTEAVQKASKAVEQGKSLGESLADSAILPHIAIQMITVGEQSGNLESMLERAADIFENEVESTVATITSLMEPIMILAMGIVVGFIVVAICLPIFEMNQLIK
- a CDS encoding YqgE/AlgH family protein translates to MVEDSKVFFQGQFIIAMPGLVDENFSNSVVCISEHKNEGALGFIINKPHPYIVCRDVFDELGIECTEKSGGVPVYIGGPVQPDRVFILHAGPFAWEGCFRFPPGLAVSNTTDIIKAIAEGEGPEKYMFFLGCAGWAENQLEQEIIHNFWLTTPVDQEILFEFAPEHRWREVIERMGINPALLSSDSGTA
- the thpR gene encoding RNA 2',3'-cyclic phosphodiesterase, with product MTDKPRLFIALDIPDTAVEKVMDIQKMMKKANIPARWVSTKNIHLTLKFIGETDSKNLPCIKEILEYSVNDFEPFKLSISNAGAFPGMINPSVIWAGLTGETELVMKLSRIIDRNLFEKLDIKRETKSSKPHITIARIKTRINPSKLAGVIEEIGSNTPFPFIAESVSLFQSTLTRDGAKYTALKTLKLNTKNH
- the alaS gene encoding alanine--tRNA ligase, producing the protein MTGNDTRQLFIDYFAKNAHQHVRSSSLVPSDDPTLLFTNAGMVQFKRLFMGEDKRKYTTAVTSQKCVRAGGKHNDLENVGYTARHHTFFEMLGNFSFGDYFKEKAIELGWDLLTNGYKLPTDKLWVSIFLDDDEAYDIWRNKIGIPDNRIVRLGEKDNFWAMGDTGPCGPCSEIHIDRGDKYSCDNPDCGVDCDCDRFLEIWNLVFMQFYRDENGTMTRLPKPSIDTGMGLERLSSVLQDVATNYDTDLFTPIMHRVADLSGKSIGASFNTDVAMKVIADHSRAAAFLIGDGILPSNEGRGYVLRRIMRRAIRYGRNLGLVKPFLHETARVVFDIMEGTYPELKAADAFITNVIQNEEMRFSETLDKGLGLLNETLSEMKEKGQTEVPGQVMFKLYDTYGFPVDIVRDVVKDSGLDLDMDGFNSAMHKQKEQSRSKVHFAGTGAAFRELGASGVTTEFTGYSKIEDNGKILVLAVNGEAVESASAGTKIEIVTDKTPFYAESGGQAGDCGTIKGEGGLEIQITDTIKDPTGFVIHKGEVKTGTATSGIEVSLMVDQEKRRLTALNHTATHILHSALHHLVGDHVKQAGSLVSSERLRFDFTHFAQVDRDTIEAIEKFVNERICDNTPVEIEEMDAEAAFKSGATALFEEKYGDRVRVVSMSDFSKEFCGGTHTSRTGNIGFFKILTETSVAAGIRRIEAVTSSGALKAVQETNRKLFEAASIFRDSPDNLISRIEKTLADQKATEKELQLLKSKIAAASLDSIEDDIKVIAGIKTVIRRVDVEDQASMRDLADKYKDKLGSGVIVLASESDGKVMLIAMVTKNLTAKFKAGDIVKQIAPVVGGGGGGRPDMAQAGGSKPEMIADALKKAAEIIAG
- a CDS encoding 30S ribosomal protein S1, which translates into the protein MNKRDDVMNNEFMDENEDQTMEDFMRMYEESFSRLGEGEVVIGRVIAVDRDYVLVDVGYKSEGQIAIHEFYDETGKTNVQIGDEVEVMIEVWDEEEERVILSKEKAAKIKVWEEIKKIYDEDGIVEGIITSRVKGGFSVDIGVAAFLPGSQADLRPIRNLDELVGKSFTFKVLKYNRKRSNIVLSRRVILEQARENARSETLKSIEEGRVMQGIVKNITEYGVFVDLGGVDGLLHITDISWGRVKHPSEMFSVGDTINVKILSYDLEKERVSLGMKQLAPDPWSIASEKYSIGKKVNGKVVSLTDYGAFVELEEGVEGLIHVSEMSWTRKVRHPSKIVSVGEQVEAIVLDIKPENRRISLGMKQAMPNPWDVISEKYPIGTIIEGKIKNITDFGLFIGIDDDIDGLVHISDISWTKRIKHPSEVYKKGDTVQAIVLDIDKGSERFSLGVKQLTLDPWKSVAERYKPGTEVTGTVTNVTDFGVFVEIEEGIEGLVHVSEISREKIKNPEEKYKAGDSITAKVMNINSDERRIGLSIKRLEQEEDPDALADYNAGAKESTSAFGEAFSEAHKAKEGQK
- a CDS encoding phosphatidylglycerophosphatase A family protein, translating into MKLTLNDSRHILFAATGCYSGYSPVMPGTAGSIAAIPICLIFMLMPAWMNTLSVAALILFSIWICDQAEKILGEKDPGCIVLDEIAGMVVTLSGVAPGFTNIMAGFVLFRFFDILKPWPIKNLETIFKGGAGIVADDIGAGIYASIMLNVLLINGII
- a CDS encoding GGDEF domain-containing protein; the protein is MPSRIQNQPLHKDFSGIEKEFEVCLSNGFPMLFFPDNIEKQFLCDTQESRKRSFLVTGLIAVFLYNLFLLTDIQMVPDIWKLAWTIRICIITPSMLLLLMAIKKNWLNSKLEYIVDLLVMITTVSIIIIYDLSDHHNASYYHTGIILSVMFGNIVVRLRFWHAFIISWTTFILYIVIVNRIHNFEPANIMNSIIVCFTATAISQVANYQMELDERYNYLRSKIKEITNLRLSISRDELERISTIDELTGIANRRLFDSAFDKEWRVALRYQAPISLIFMDIDEFKAFNDFYGHQAGDECLKKVARLIKTNVHRPHDLCARYGGEEFVILLSDTCLDSAMVIAEKMRHSLDSAKIPHQNSKVADHVTACFGVACLIPSIEGFHSELLENADKALYMAKESGKNTVIPYTSKIGCK
- the recA gene encoding recombinase RecA; amino-acid sequence: MTTEKEKALQSAMSQIERQFGKGSIMVLGSNAIQQIPVIPTGSISLDVALGIGGIPRGRITEIYGPEASGKTTIALHTVAEAQKMGGIAAFIDAEHALDISYAKKLGVNCEELLVSQPDHGEQALEIADMLVRSGAVDILVIDSVAALVPKAEIEGEMGDSHMGLQARLMSQALRKLTATISKTMTSVIFINQIRMKIGVMFGNPETTTGGNALKFYASVRLDVRKSTPIKDAQDIMGNRTKVKIVKNKLAPPFKEVEFDMMYGEGISKTGDLLDLGVTLNVVEKSGAWYSYQSERIGQGRENAKKFLLDNPDTYSRIEAKVKEALGFGDKQAITEVPKDEDSK